The genomic stretch GAGCGAAGAAATGCCCGCAGGCCGCAGGAAAGTCCGCGTCGTCGTTCTCGGCGGCGGCACGGCGGGCTGGATGACGGCGGCGGGCATCGCGAAACTGCTGCCCGATCTTGCCGATGTCGCGCTCGTCGAGAGCGAGGACATCGGCATCGTCGGCGTGGGGGAGGCCACGCTGCCGCACATTCGCGGCTTCGTCGAAACGCTCGGCATCGACGAAGCGGCTTTCATGAAGGCCACCCATGCGACTTACAAGCTGGGCATCGACTTCCGCGATTTCGGGCGTATCGGCGAAAGTTATATCCACCCGTTCGGCTCCTTCGGCGAAGAGCTGAGGGGGGTCAGCTTCCATCACTACTGGCTCGAATTGCAGCGGCAAGGCCTTGCCCGCCCGCTGGGCGACTATTCGCTCGCCGTGGCCGCCGCGCAGGCCAACCGGTTTCGCCCACCGGCACAGGATACCAGTCTGGCCTCGACCTATGGCTATGCCTACCAGTTCGACGCGACGCTGTTCGGCCCCTTCATTCGCGAGTTCGGCCTGTCGATCGGGGTCGAGCGTCACGAAGGCAAGGTCACGTCGCTCGACCGCGATAGCGCGGATGGCGATGTAACTGCATTGGTGCTCGAAGATGGCCGCCGGATCGAAGGCGACCTGTTCGTGGACTGCTCGGGCTTCCGCTCGCTCCTGCTGGGGCAGGAATTGAAGGAAGAATGGGAGGACTGGACCCACTGGCTGCCCTGCGACCGCGCGGCGGCAATGCCATGCAGCCATGTTACCGATGACATCCGACCCTATACCACGGCGACTGCCATGCCGGCCGGGTGGCGCTGGCAGATCCCGCTGCAGCACCGCATGGGTAATGGGTATGTGTTCTCCAGCGCGCAAATCTCCGAAGAAGAAGCCTGCGAGGCGATTATGGGAGCCGCGGAGGGTGAACCGCTGGCCGATCCGCGCATACTGCGTTTCCGCCCCGGTCGTCGACGCCATTCCTGGAGCCACAATGTCATCGGCGTGGGCCTGGCGAGCGGATTCCTCGAACCGCTCGAATCGACCTCTATATACTTGGCGCAAATGGCAATTACCTACCTGATCGAGCTGTTCCCGCAGGACGGCGCGATCGACCCGCGCGACCGGGCGGAATTCAACCGCCTGGTCGACATGGAATACGATCGCGTCCGCGATTTCCTGATCCTGCACTACCATGCGACCACGCGCGACGATTCCGAATTCTGGAACCATGTGCGCACGATGACCGTGCCCGACAGCCTCGCCGATAAGCTGGAACTGTGGCGCAAGGCGGCCCGGATCGAGAAATATTCCGACGGGCTGTTTTACGATGCCAGCTGGATTGCGGTCTATGTCGGGCAGGGGATGCTGCCGGAACGGCACGATACGCGGCCTGCGCTCGGCAATCCGCAACAGCTTGCTCAGGCGACGGAGCGCCTTCGCGAAGCAGTCTTGCGGGAGGTCGGGGCCATGCCGAACCATCGCGAGTATTTGCGCGGAGAGGCCGCCCGCCTCGCGGACGCGGCATGAGCGTGCCGCGTGACCCGTGTCGCCGCATCGTCGTCGTCGGTGGCGGGCAGGTCGGCATCCTCGCCGCCGCCGCGCTGCGCCAGGCCATGCCGGTCAGCCAGGTCGTGCTGGTGGGGCAGCAGCCGAATCCCGCTTCCTTCGCGGATTTCGCGCCGACGTCCCTGCCGAATTCCACCTCGATGCATGAGCGGCTGGGCCTGGAGGAGAGCGAGATAGTCCTGAAGGCAGGTGGCAGCTATCGGCTGGTTACGCGGTTTCAGGGATGGAGCGCCGCGGGCGAAGAGGGCCTCTTTTCCTATGGCGAAACGCTCGACCCGACGCTCAAGACCGCTTTCTCGCGCGAATGGGGCGCGACACGGCAGCTGGGCCGCACCGACCGGCGGCAGGGCTCGATCGCGCAAGTGCTGGCCGAAGCAGGCCGCTTCGCACCACCACCGCCCGACCAGCAGACGCCGCTGTCGGAGGTCGATTATGCGCTGCGCTGGAACCCGGCCGCCTATCGCGACCTGCTGATCGAGCGCGCGCAGGCATTGGGCGTCGACTACATCGAAGGTCAGATCGAGGCTGTCGAGGTCGGCGAGGGCGCATCGATTGGGGCGATCCGGCTGGCCGGTCAGGGCCGGGTCGAGGCAGATCTGTTCGTCGATTGCAGCGGACCGGCCGCCACCCTGTCCGCCTCGCATCCCGATTTCGCCCTGATCGACTGGTCGGACACTTTGCCAACACGCATGGTATATGTCGGACGGCCTACCGATACGGTAATTGCTCTCGAAGACCGTGTTTCGCTGGTGGACACGGGTTGGGTGACGCAAGTTGCGGGCCGCGACGGTCTCCATACGATGCTGGGAACGGGCGAAGGCGTCGATCGCGACGCGGCGCTAGCGACACTTGGTGCGCCGGCACTGGCTGCGATCAATCTGAGTTCCGGGAGAATTGCCGAACCCTGGCTCGGCAACGTGATCGCGATCGGCGATGCCTGTGCGCGTTTCGAGCCTGTCGGTCCCTATCATCTCGACCTGGCGCACCGCCAAATCGAGTTGTTGCTGGAAATGCTGCCCGGTAAGCATATCGAACCCCTAGAACGTGACGAGTACAACCGCCGGTCGATCATGATGATGGAGGCGGTGCACGAAACGCTGGCAATCCATTTCGCCGCGACGCGCGCCCAGACGATTTTCGGCAAGCGACCGCTGCCGGGCCGTCTGGCGGACGAGCTCGATCAGTTCCGGCGTCGCGGTCGCATCCTGTTCCGCGAAGAAGACCCGCTGTTGGCGCAGGAGCGTTTCGCGCTGCTGGTCGCGCTGGGTTTCACGCCCGGTCTCCCGCCTGCGGCGCATAACGCTGATGCCGCCGTGGAAGAGCAAGCCCACCGCGACTTCGCTGCTCGGGCGCAAGCGGCAATCGATTTTGCGCCGCCCTATGCACAATGGCTCGCTTCGGTCAGCCAGCAGTCCCCAATGCGCGCCGGATAAGCCCGCGCATTTGAGCGAACAGTTCCGGATTTGGCGGTCCGAGAATGCCTTTTGCCTGACCGGGCAAATGGGCTGCAGGATCGCCGGATCGCTCGAAAACATAATAGTCCAGCATCTCGCGCCAAACTGCGCGCTGGTCCGCCGGTAAATGCTTGAAGGCGAGCATGGCGTGTAGCAACGCATCATAGGGGCTGCCGACCCCGTCCGGCTTGCCCGGCGCCCACCAGTAATTGACGAGGATGCTCACCGGCTCGAGCGATTCGACGCTGTGCCACCAACCATAGGGGATGTAGATCGCATCGCCCGGCTCGAGCGTCGCGACCTCCGCCTCGCTCCAGGCATCGGCAAAGCGTGGAAACTCTTCGAGATCCGGTTCGGCGAGATCGACCATGCTCACCGGCGTCCCGGCAGGCGTCAGTTCGAAGGGGCCCGGATAAAGATCCGCGGTTCGCTGCGGGGGAAACAGCGTAAAGCGCCGCCGCCCCGCTACGCAACAGGCGACATTCTCCTTCGCATCGTAATGCGGCGCGACGCGGATGCGGTTGCCGATCCAGATGCGCGGCGCGACATCGGGGAGAAGCGCGAGCACGTTCTCCCGCGCGAAAGGCGGGGCAAGTGCCTCTACACTCTCCGACTGCACGGCCATTGCGGGCGGTGCATCGATCGTTTTCGCTTTCAGGAGATCGCCGAGAAATGCTGGTAAGGGCCCGCTCGCCTTGACGAAGTTGAGCGACCGCAGGTCGTCGGTGTAGAAAAAGCGTCCTCCGGCTCTCGGCGGTGCCGCGATCGCATCGACAGGCCGACTGGCGGAGCGATCGATCAAATACTGGCAGATGGCCTCGTCACTTCGCCGCGCCGCCTCGACTGCGGGCCATGACCCGACCAGCCCGCGCAAAATCACGGGGCGTGTTGCCGAGCGGATGTCTTCGAAAGCTTCGCGAGTGACTGGCGCTTCGATCTCGGGGATCGGCGCGGGCGCTGGCAGTTCGGTCATGCGATACGGCGTTCTTCGGCTGCCATCGCCCCACCACGCTGCTGCAGGAATTGGTCCTGCGTCGGCAATTGCTGCGTCGTCTGTGCGATTACGCCGCGTATATGCGCAAGCCGAGTCAGTGTTTCTTCGTCGTCCAGCACACGGGCGACGGGATGGTGACTTTGCGGCAGAATGCCCTGTCCCAGCATGACGGCAAGCCAGCTGGCCTCGGTGAAAAGCTCGTTGTTTTCGCGGAAAATACGGCCCGAGCTGCGGAACATCTCGATCTTTTCGCGTAAACCGTCGGGTGCCTCGAGGTTGCGGCAATAGCGCCAGAACTCCGAGTCATCGCGCTCCGTGGCGCTGTAATGGAGGACGAGGAAGTCGCGGATATCGGCATATTCGCGATCGGTTTCCGCATTGAACCGCGCGATCTCGACTTCGCAGAAGCTCTTGTCGGGAAACAGCGATAACAGCCGGGCAATCCCCGACTGAACCAGATGGATCGATGTCGATTCCAGTGGCTCGAGAAATCCTGCCGCAAGCCCCAGCGCGATCACGTTCTTTTCCCAAGCGCGCGCGGTGGCCTGCCTTGAAGCTGAGCTGGTTCGGCTCGGCCAAGGGTTCTCCATCGAGGTTGGCGAGCAGAAGATCGGTGGCTTTTGCGCGATCCATATGCTCGGAGGCGAAGACATGGCCGTTGCCGAGCCGGTGCTGGAGCGGAATGCGCCATTGCCATCCTGCAGCGCGCGCTGTGGATCGGGTCAGAGGCTCGTTTCTGCCGCCGAGGGAACAAGGCACCGCGACGGCACTGTCGCATGGAAGCCAGCGCGACCAGTCTTTAAAGGGGACGGCGAGCGTTTGCCCCAGCAAAAGCGAGCGAAACCCCGAGCAGTCGATGAACAGTTCGCCCTCGACCTTTTTGCCATGGTCGAGAGAAACGCCGGTTACGAAGCCGGTCTCGCCGTTTTGATGCACTTCGACCACGCGGCCCTCGATGCGCTCAACGCCGCTGCCCTCCGCCAAACTGCGCAGGAAGCTCGCATAGCGGGCGGCATCGAACTGGAAGGCGTAGGCAAGCTTCGCCATCGGGGATTTGGTGTCGGGTCGCGGCCAGTCGAACTTGCCGGCCTTCCCGGCCATTGCAGCTATCGAATAGGCGTCGACCGGCGTTGTGTCACCGAGCTCGTTACCGCGGATCCAGAAGTGCTGGAATTCGATACCCAGCATGTCGAGGCCGTAGGTTCCGAAGGGATGGACATAGGAGTGCCCCGGCCGAAGCCAATCTACGAACTCGATCCCCAATTTATACGTCGCGCGGGTTTCCCGCACGAACTGCATCTCGTCGAGGCCGAGCATGCGGTTGAAACCGATAATTTGCGGGATTGTCGCCTCGCCGACGCCAACCGTGCCGATCGCCTCGCTCTCCACGAGGGTAATCGAGAATCCGGGTAGTTTCCCCAAGACATGGGAAAGCGCGGCCGCGGCCATCCAGCCAGAGGACCCGCCGCCGACAATGACGACTTTCGCAACCGGGCCGGCAGTCACGAGGCAATGCTCGACAAGGGCGCGGCAAGTGGTTCGTCAAGATGCCACCCGTTCGATTGGCGAATAAAGGCTTCATGCGCTGGCAGCTTTTCCGCCGTTTCGCGATAGGCGGCACGCATTTGATGCATCGCTGCCGCGACCCGGTCGGGATCGAGCGAATCGGCAATGGCGTCGTAGCTTTCCGGCCAGATGTTTTGGCCCAGCATGACGGCAATCCAGCTATCGGCGACGAAAAGCTCGGCATTTTCGCGGAAAACGCGGCCATGCAATCGCCAAAGATCAATCTTCCGTGCCAGGCTTGCCGGTACTTCCATATCGCGCACGTATCGCCAGAATTCGGTGTCGCCGCGTTGCGTGGCCTTGTAGTGCAGAATGATGAAGTCGCGCACGTCTTCGTAGAGCTCGCGCATGCCGCGATTGTATTCGTCGCGCTCGATGGGGCTGACCGGGTTGTCGGGGAAGAGCGCGAACAGCCGCGCGATACCGTTCTGAATGAGATGAATGCTGGTCGATTCGAGTGGCTCGATGAACCCCGACGACAAGCCGAGCGAGACGACATTGTGGCTCCAAGCTTTCTTTCGCATTCCGGTGCAAAAGCGCAGGGTTCGCGGTTCGGCCAGAGGTTCGCCGTCCAGGTTCGCCATGAGAATCTCCCGCGCCTCGTCCTCTTGCATATAGCCGCTGGAAAACACGTGACCGTTACCGGTTCGGTGTTGGAGCGGGATGCGCCATTGCCACCCGGCGCCATGCGCGGTCGAGCGCGTGAAGGGGGGCGGTGTTCCTACATTCCGTGACGGGACTGCAATGGCGCGGTCCATCGGCAACCAGTGGCTCCAGTCTTCATAGCCGGCTTCAAGGGTGTCTTCGATCAGAAGGCCACGGAAGCCGGAACAGTCGATGAACAGGTCGCCTTCTACTCTTGTATCGTTCTCGAGGACGACAGCTTGGACATCGCCGGATTCTCCATGGCGTTCGACGGTCTCGATCTTGCCCTCGATGCGCCTTACACCTCGTTGTTCAGCCATTTTGCGCAGGAAAGCCGCATAGAGGCCGGCATCGAAATGGTAGGCATAGGCGATCTGGTTTACGACCGATTTCGCCCCCGGCGCCGGTCGCGCGAACTTTCCCGCCATGGCCGCCGCGGTGCTCATGGAATAATCGCCGATCGTGCCAGAGCCTGCACCTCGTGCCTGCTCGCGCAGGAACAGTTGATGGAAGGCGATACCGTGAAAGGATTGGCCATAGCTGCCGAACGGGTGGAAATAGCGGTCGCCTTGCCTGCCCCAGTTCACGAACTCGATGCCGAGCTTGTAGGTGCCGCGCGTCGCGCGCAGAAATTCATCTTCGCGAATGTCCAGCATCGCGTTGAAATTTGCGATCGGCGGGATGGTCGCCTCGCCAACTCCGACGGTCCCGATCGCATCGGATTCGACCAGCGTGATCCTGCGCCGCCCATCGTTGAAGAAGCGCGCCAGCGCCGCAGCAGCCATCCAGCCGGCGGTGCCGCCGCCCACGATTACGACCCGTTCGATCCGATTTACGTTACCGATACCATTCACCTGTCCCATGGGGTGTCAGTCCTATCGCCTCTCGGAGTTGTTGGCAATTTGCCACAGTATTTCGGCAATCAGCCCATCTACCCTCTTGCCAAGCCCGACACATCCCGATAACTAAATTGGTCGAGGAAAAGCAAGCTGCCGCAATATAGTGGTAGCGCTAACATGGGAGGGATGGTCTTATGGCCAAGGCGATGTCCAGCCGCGGTATGCGTGCAGACGGACAAGACGTACTCAGAAAATCGTTTTTGCGGACCGGGGCTTCGGCTCTTGTGGTGAGCAGTCTGATCTGCAGTTCGGGGGCTTTTGCGCAGGACATCGAGGAAGAGGCCGAGCCGGCCGAAGACAATGTGATTGTCGTTTCCGGCATCCGGCAGTCGCTGGCCAATGCGCAGGATATCAAGCGCGATGCCGACACGGTTGTCGATGCGATTACCGCCGAAGACATCGGCGCCCTGCCGGACCGCTCCGTCACCGAGGCGCTGCAGCGTGTCCCCGGTGTCGCGATCAACCGGTTCGCGGGTTCGAACGACCCCGACCACTTCTCCGTCGAGGGTTCGGGCGTTGTCGTTCGTGGCCTCAACTTCGTTCGTTCGGAGTTCAATGGCCGCACGGCTTTCGCTGCCGGTGTCGGCGGTCAGGCGCTGAACTTCGCCGATGTCCCTTCGGAGCTGCTCGGCTCGGTCATCATCAGCAAGAACGCGACCGCCAACATGATCGAAGGCGGCCTTGCCGGCACGGTCAATCTCAATACGCGCAAGCCGTTCGACAGCAATTCCGACGACCTTAAGATCGCTCTGAGTGCGGAAGCCAATTACGGCGATTTCCGCAAGGAATGGACGCCGACGTTCTCGGGTTTGCTGAGCAAATCCTGGACCACCGATGCAGGTCGCTTCGGCCTGCTGATCAGCGGCGCCTATTCGCAGATCAAGAGCCGCGCTGATGGTTTGCAGATTGCGAACTATCAGACGCGCGATGGCCAACTGGTGGCGATTGCCAATACCGCCGACCGGTTCGTTTGTCGCAATCCGTTGCCGTCGGGCACCGACACGACCACGCTGCCACCGCCAAATTCGGCCTGCGGCACGGAAGGCGCCGCAGGTGCCGATGGTTTCGCCGATTATGCCGATTATCGCGTTGCGCCGGTCGGCGGTCAGTTCCGCACCCAGGATTTCAATCGCAAGCGCGACGGTATCAGTGCCGCAGCCCAGTGGGAAAGCCTCGACGAGCGGACGCGGGTAACTGCGGAATTCATCCGGTCGCACACCACCAACCGATGGGGTGAATACACCTACGAAACGGCTCCCGATCTTTCCGAATATTCGACCTATCCGATCGGTTGTCAGCAGAACGCCAACGGCCCGAACGTGATCGACAGCAATGGCGTGATCGATCCGAACGACGAAACGCCGCCGCGTGCCCAGTGCCCTGTCGGTGGGTTCACCGACTACGTTTACGACGAAAACGGCCTGTTCCAGTCGGGATACATCGTCGACGCTTCGAACGGCTGGCGCGGCGACCCCGGTACGTCGCCCTTTGTTCCAATCGGCGGATCCCAGTTTTCACTGGCCCGTCGTCAGGTGCTCGATGAGACGACGAATGATGACTACAGCCTCAACCTCGAACACCAGCTGACCGATCGGCTGCAGGTCAGGCTCGACGCGCAGTATGCGACGTCGCGCAAGGAAAATCTCGATTTCAGCGTGTTCGGATCGAATTTCGCCGATCAGGAGCTGGATCTCACCGGAGACTATCCGGTCATCATACCGCATCGTCCCCAATTCCTCGGCTATACCTGGTCGGCGCCGTCGGAAGCCTTGGCGAATGCGGACGATGCGCAATATTTCAGCGATCCGCGCTTCCAGTTCTGGCGTGCCGCGATGGACCACGCCGAGGATAGCGAAGGCGACCAGTTCGCCTTTGCAAACGACTGGGCGTATGATTTCGACGAAGATTCGTTCATCCGTCGGGCACGTTTCGGCGGGCGTTTCCAGACCCGCGACCAGACGGTTCGCTACACCACCTATAACTGGGGTATGCTCAGCGAGACCTGGTCCGGTAGTCGCCCCGTCAATTTCGCGGATACGCCGGAAGGTGCTTCGGAACGATACGAATTCCCGAACTTCTTCCGCGGGGAAGTCCCCGGCCCTCCGGGTGCCTTCTACTACAGCGGCGACCTGATCGACGATTATCAAGGTTCGGTCGACTTCTTGCGATCGGTTCAGGACCGGGCAATCGAACTCGGCGCTGCTCCGACGTGGAATCCGCTGGCCGGCCGTGACGGTGCAATCGACGGTACGCCCTATCTGCCTTCCGACATCCAGACGGTTAAGCAGGACGATTACGCGGCCTACCTCATGCTCGAGTTTGGCAGCGACAACCTGTTCGGCAATCTGCGGATGTCGGGCAATGTGGGTGTTCGGTACGTCAAGTCGGACATCAAGTCGGCGACCTTCCGGACCGCAGGCACGCGAGACGGCCTCGGTATCGCGCAAGACTTCGATGTGCGATGCGCTCCGCGTGCGCGACCCGAGGCTGCAGGTGGCGGTACCGCTATTCCTGGCGGTATCTGCAACCGAGGTCAGGAATTCTACGAAGGATTGCAGAATTTCGCCGACGGTGTGTTCATCTTCAACCAGGTCAATAACGAGTATGATTACTGGTTGCCCAGTGCCAACCTGCGCTTCGGAATTACCGATGATCTGATCCTGCGCCTCGCCGGATCGAAGGTGATGACGCGCCCCGAGAACAGCTACATCCGCAACTACTTCACGGCCAGCATCGACAATTCGGGCAACTTCACCGGAACGGCGGGTGCGCCCGATCTGCTTCCGGCGACAGCCTGGCAGTTCGATGCAAGTCTGGAATGGTACTTCGCCAGGGTCGGATCGTTGACGTTGAACGGCTTCTACAAGTCGGTCGAAAACTTCTTCTTCCAGTCCGTCCGTACGGAAACGATCACGAATGCCAGCGGGGAATCGCGCGATATTACCATTCGCGGCCCTGCCAACTTCGATGGCACCGGCAAGATCAAGGGCTTCGAGGTCGCATACCAGCAGACCTACGAGTTCCTCCCGGCGCCGCTCGATGGATTGGGAATGCAGGCGAACTATACCTACATCGACAGTTCGGGCCTGCCCAATACCTTCCTGAACGGTGGCAACGTTCCGAACGATTCCACCGTTCCGCCCGGCAACTTGCCGTTGGAGCAGTTGTCGAAGCACAATGTGAACGTGGCTGGCTTTTACGAGAAGGGGCCGATCTCGCTCCGTGCAGCTTACAACTGGCGTTCGCGCTTCCTGCTGACGGCTTCGGACGTGATCTTCCCGTACTACTCGATTTTCAACGAGCCGACGGGACAGCTGGACGCCTCGCTGTTCATTAATCTCAAGAGCATTTTGGATCTCCCGGGCGATCTTCGGGTGGGCGTCCAGGGTGTGAATCTGCTCAACGAGGTGACGAAGACCACGCAGGCGTACACGGGCAATCCGGACGATCTGGCACCGCGGTCCTACTTCATGAATGACCGCCGGTTCTCCTTCATCATTCGCGGCAATTTCTAAGCCCCGCGATTGATCCTCCCGGAAAGGGCCGCGCTACCGCATCCGGTAGCGCGGCCCTTTCTTTTTCGCGTACTGTAAGCGACCGGCCGACAGTTCCGGCCGTTGCTAACGAGACGATACGTGTCGCTCACGCAGCAAAAGGCCGCGCCACTGCAAGAGTGACGCGGCCCCTTTGTCCAAACCGTCTGTGTGCGAGTTAGGCTGCCTCGATCAGCGCCTGAGCGATAGCCGTCCGCATCGGTTTTGCTTCGTAGTCCGAGCTGTAGGGCGTGCCGCGGACCTCCAGGCCGTCGGTCCGCTCGGCCGGATCGAAATATTGCAGCCAGTTGAATTTATCGACCATGCCCCAGGCAAGGATGTCGTCGAGATGTGCATCATAGTCGAGCATCACGTCGAAATAGCGCCGCGTATAATCGGCAATCTTGCGATCTCGCTCCGGGATGTCGGCAGGCAGGGCCTTGTCCTTCACATCGAACTCCGTGATGAGCAGCCGCAATCCCATGCCGGTAACTTCGTCCAGGAAACGGCGCCACTCGCGCTCCGCATAAGGACCAACCCCGGTCGCAGGGTCGATCTCGAACATCTCGATATGCGATTGGATACCGAGTGCATCGACCGGGGTGCCGCGTTTCATCATCCCTTCCAGCAAGCGCAGGACGTCGTCGCAGTGCTCTCGGTGAGCAGGTTCCCAGCTCATGTAGTCATTGTAGACCAACTGACCGTTGGGGAGTTGCTCACGCGCCACGTGGAAGGCCAGGTCGATGACTGCCTCGGGGCTTCCCATCGCGCGTGACAGACTCGTTTCGATCGGCGCGTTGCGTTCGTGATCGATCGCCTCATTCACGACATCGTAGCTGGTGATGACGCCGCGGTAGCGGTCGGTCACTGCCCGAATATGCTCCGTGACCAGGCGTTCGGCCTCGGCGACGGGATTTGGGCCATAGTCGTAGTTGTTGAGCCATTCCGGAAACCACTGCGGCCGGTGCCACAAGAGGGTGTGGCCGCGCAGGGCCATTCCGTTCGTCCGCGCCCAGGCAGCAATATCGTCCATACGTGAGAAATCGAATGTATCGGGATCCGGCCGGACGGTCTGCCACTTCATCTCGTTTTCAGGGACAACCATGCCGCATTCGGCTTTGATCAAATCGGTATAGCGTGGGTTCTGGACCGATCCGGCGTCGGTACGTCCCGGCGTGGATGCGATCGCGCTGCCGAAATATCGCCCGCCGCGCTGCGCCAGCGCATTCAGCGACGGCTTGGGATAGCGCGTAGCCGCAGAAGCGGTGTCCATCGTGCCCGTTGCTGCATCCGATAGCCCGCCGGTACACGATACCAGCGGAAGTGCTGCCAGCCCCGCAAGGGCCTGGCGGCGCGAGACTTGGAAGTCGCTTGGCATTCTCTTTGCTCTCCTAGACGATTTGTACATCGATGGCTTGAAGCTCGGCGGAGCTGGCGCCGGCCGATAGCTTGACCGGGCCGGGCTCGTTCACTTCCTGCATCTCGCGATTCCAGATCGTGAGCTGGTCCGGCTCGATAGCGAAGGTGAGCGTCCGCTGTTCACCGGGCTGCAGCGTCACCCGCTCGAAACCCTTGAGCTCGAGCACGGGACGTGTGACCGAAACATCGGTTCGGGTGATGTAAAGCTGGACCACCTCGTCGCCTGCCCGCTCGCCGGTATTGCGGACATCGACTTCGACCCGGATGGCTTCGTTCAGCGAATAGGATGCCTTGCTCGTACGGGGCGGGGAAATGACGAACGAGGTGTAGGACAACCCGTGGCCGAAGGGAAACAACGGCCCCTTATTGTCGAACAGGTAACCCCGCCGTGCACTGGGCTTGTGGTTGTAGAAGTAGGGTATCTGTCCTTCGTTGCGAACGACCGTCACCGGAAGCTTCGCCCCCGGATTGATATCGCCGAGCAGCGCTTCGGCCACGGCGATACCACCCTCCTGTCCCGGGTACCAGCATTCCAGGATCGCGTCGGCCTTTTCGACGACATTGGGCCAGCTGGGCGGGCGCCCGTTATAGGCAGCGACGATCAGCGGCTTGCCGAGTTCGGCCAGGGCATCGACCAGTTCGTTCTGCTCGCCGACGATGTCGATATCGGTGCGATCGCCAAGGTGGTTGGTGGCGAAACCTTCGCGGCTCGTCTGTTCGGTATCCCCGATCGCAAGGATGATCGTATCCGCGGTCTTGGCGACTTCGACCGCCTCTTCGATGAGGCGCAGGTTTTCCTCTCGATCGGCGAGATAGACCAGGTCTTGCGAACGATCCTCGCTTGTCGTGATGAACACGCCCTGCGCGGTAACGAAGTCCGCTTCGGGTGCGACCTGCCGCAAGCCTTCGATAAGGCTGATCGTCTGCTTCGGGACACTCGAATAGCCGCCAAGCCGGGCGATCGCGTGGTTGGGTCCGATTACGGCAACGCGGCCCATCCTCGCGCGGTCGAGTGGCAACGCGCCGCCTTTATTGGTCAGGAGGCAGACGCCTTTGCGCGCCGCCTCGAGCGCTAAGGCGCGTGCTTCGGCATTGCCGGTTAGGCGTTGCGAGAGCGCCGCATCGCCGTATGGATTTTCGAACAGGCCGGCGCGAAATTTCAGGGTCAGCATCCGCGCGCAGGCCGTATCGACCAACGATTGCTCGACACGTCCTTCGTTCACCGCGTCGACCAGCGTCGCAAACGCCATGCCTTCGGGCAATTCGCTGTCGACCCCGGCAACGAGCGCCTGGCGCGCTGCGTCCTCGAGATCGTCGGCTACACCATGAAGTGTGGCCAGTTCGTGCACGCCGCCGTAGTCGCTGACGATTGCGCCATCGAAGCCCCATTCTCCGCGCAGGATCTCTCCCAGCAGCCAGATGTTGGCGTGGCTGGGAATACCATCGATCTCGTTATAGCTCGGCATGACGCTGCGGATGGACGTAC from Qipengyuania profundimaris encodes the following:
- a CDS encoding TonB-dependent receptor translates to MSSLICSSGAFAQDIEEEAEPAEDNVIVVSGIRQSLANAQDIKRDADTVVDAITAEDIGALPDRSVTEALQRVPGVAINRFAGSNDPDHFSVEGSGVVVRGLNFVRSEFNGRTAFAAGVGGQALNFADVPSELLGSVIISKNATANMIEGGLAGTVNLNTRKPFDSNSDDLKIALSAEANYGDFRKEWTPTFSGLLSKSWTTDAGRFGLLISGAYSQIKSRADGLQIANYQTRDGQLVAIANTADRFVCRNPLPSGTDTTTLPPPNSACGTEGAAGADGFADYADYRVAPVGGQFRTQDFNRKRDGISAAAQWESLDERTRVTAEFIRSHTTNRWGEYTYETAPDLSEYSTYPIGCQQNANGPNVIDSNGVIDPNDETPPRAQCPVGGFTDYVYDENGLFQSGYIVDASNGWRGDPGTSPFVPIGGSQFSLARRQVLDETTNDDYSLNLEHQLTDRLQVRLDAQYATSRKENLDFSVFGSNFADQELDLTGDYPVIIPHRPQFLGYTWSAPSEALANADDAQYFSDPRFQFWRAAMDHAEDSEGDQFAFANDWAYDFDEDSFIRRARFGGRFQTRDQTVRYTTYNWGMLSETWSGSRPVNFADTPEGASERYEFPNFFRGEVPGPPGAFYYSGDLIDDYQGSVDFLRSVQDRAIELGAAPTWNPLAGRDGAIDGTPYLPSDIQTVKQDDYAAYLMLEFGSDNLFGNLRMSGNVGVRYVKSDIKSATFRTAGTRDGLGIAQDFDVRCAPRARPEAAGGGTAIPGGICNRGQEFYEGLQNFADGVFIFNQVNNEYDYWLPSANLRFGITDDLILRLAGSKVMTRPENSYIRNYFTASIDNSGNFTGTAGAPDLLPATAWQFDASLEWYFARVGSLTLNGFYKSVENFFFQSVRTETITNASGESRDITIRGPANFDGTGKIKGFEVAYQQTYEFLPAPLDGLGMQANYTYIDSSGLPNTFLNGGNVPNDSTVPPGNLPLEQLSKHNVNVAGFYEKGPISLRAAYNWRSRFLLTASDVIFPYYSIFNEPTGQLDASLFINLKSILDLPGDLRVGVQGVNLLNEVTKTTQAYTGNPDDLAPRSYFMNDRRFSFIIRGNF
- a CDS encoding endo-1,4-beta-xylanase; this translates as MPSDFQVSRRQALAGLAALPLVSCTGGLSDAATGTMDTASAATRYPKPSLNALAQRGGRYFGSAIASTPGRTDAGSVQNPRYTDLIKAECGMVVPENEMKWQTVRPDPDTFDFSRMDDIAAWARTNGMALRGHTLLWHRPQWFPEWLNNYDYGPNPVAEAERLVTEHIRAVTDRYRGVITSYDVVNEAIDHERNAPIETSLSRAMGSPEAVIDLAFHVAREQLPNGQLVYNDYMSWEPAHREHCDDVLRLLEGMMKRGTPVDALGIQSHIEMFEIDPATGVGPYAEREWRRFLDEVTGMGLRLLITEFDVKDKALPADIPERDRKIADYTRRYFDVMLDYDAHLDDILAWGMVDKFNWLQYFDPAERTDGLEVRGTPYSSDYEAKPMRTAIAQALIEAA
- a CDS encoding glycoside hydrolase family 3 N-terminal domain-containing protein, which encodes MSVSRRSALKLFAGGSLSAIAVTQAPIAFAQTGPLYRDAAAPIPARVADLMARMTLEEKVAQIRTAWAAKSDMIDDLAFVPERASAAFPHGIGHVTRPSDKRGVPGISGAAGGTAARWRTPEQTVEFINALQRWALEDTRLGIPVLLHEESLHGYMATEATMFPQAIALAGSFDLDLMRRVQSTTAREVRSRGVPLVLSPVVDIVRDPRWGRIEETWGEDPYLVGEMGVAAVEGLQGKGKFEKLADGKVFATLKHMTGHGQPEAGNNVAPAQISERDLRENFFPPFREIVRRTSIRSVMPSYNEIDGIPSHANIWLLGEILRGEWGFDGAIVSDYGGVHELATLHGVADDLEDAARQALVAGVDSELPEGMAFATLVDAVNEGRVEQSLVDTACARMLTLKFRAGLFENPYGDAALSQRLTGNAEARALALEAARKGVCLLTNKGGALPLDRARMGRVAVIGPNHAIARLGGYSSVPKQTISLIEGLRQVAPEADFVTAQGVFITTSEDRSQDLVYLADREENLRLIEEAVEVAKTADTIILAIGDTEQTSREGFATNHLGDRTDIDIVGEQNELVDALAELGKPLIVAAYNGRPPSWPNVVEKADAILECWYPGQEGGIAVAEALLGDINPGAKLPVTVVRNEGQIPYFYNHKPSARRGYLFDNKGPLFPFGHGLSYTSFVISPPRTSKASYSLNEAIRVEVDVRNTGERAGDEVVQLYITRTDVSVTRPVLELKGFERVTLQPGEQRTLTFAIEPDQLTIWNREMQEVNEPGPVKLSAGASSAELQAIDVQIV